One window from the genome of Nicotiana tomentosiformis chromosome 5, ASM39032v3, whole genome shotgun sequence encodes:
- the LOC104114447 gene encoding uroporphyrinogen decarboxylase, chloroplastic-like isoform X1 yields MACNYSSLSSFSAIPISSKSAFPSSSRCNVKSRICCSVGGTVAEPKAINATEPLLLDAVRGKEVERPPVWLMRQAGRYMKSYQILCEKHPSFRERSENVDLVVEISLQPWKVFQPDGVILFSDILTPLSGMNIPFDIIKGKGPVIFDPPRTATDVEKVREFIPEESVPYVGEALTILRKEVNNQAAVLGFVGAPFTLASYVIEGGSSKNFTKIKRLAFAEPKVLHALLQKFATSMAKYIRYQADNGAQAVQIFDSWATELSPVDFEEFSLPYLKQIVDSVKLTHPDLPLILYASGSGGLLERLLLTGVDVVSLDWTVDIADGRRRLGPNVAVQGNVDPGVLFGSKEFITNRINDTVKKAGRGKHILNLGHGIKVGTPEENVAHFFEVAKGLRY; encoded by the exons GAACTGTTGCTGAACCAAAAGCTATAAATGCAACTGAGCCTTTGTTGCTTGATGCTGTTAGGGGTAAAGAAGTAGAAAGGCCTCCTGTTTGGCTTATGAGACAAGCAGGGAGGTATATGAAG AGTTATCAAATCCTTTGTGAGAAGCATCCATCCTTCCGTGAGAGATCAGAAAATGTAGATCTGGTGGTAGAAATTTCTCTACAGCCATGGAAAGTATTCCAGCCTGATGGG GTCATTTTGTTTTCAGATATTCTTACTCCGCTCTCTGGAATGAACATCCCTTTTGATATCATAAAGGGGAAGGGTCCTGTCATATTTGATCCACCGAGAACAGCTACTGATGTTGAGAAAGTTAGAGAATTCATTCCTGAAGAATCAGTTCCATATGTCGGAGAAGCATTAACAATTTTGCGGAAAGAG GTCAATAATCAAGCAGCAGTTCTGGGTTTCGTTGGGGCACCATTTACCTTGGCATCATACGTGATTGAAGGCGGTTCCTCTAAGAACTTCACAAAAATTAAGAGATTAGCTTTTGCAGAGCCCAAG GTCCTTCATGCACTGCTTCAAAAATTTGCGACCTCAATGGCTAAGTATATCCGTTATCAAGCTGACAATGGTGCTCAAGCAGTACAGATCTTTGATTCATGGGCCACAGAGCTAAGCCCAGTCGATTTTGAAGAGTTCAGTTTGCCTTACTTAAAACAGATAGTTGATTCAGTGAAACTAACCCATCCTGATCTTCCGCTGATTCTTTATGCAAGTGGATCAGGTGGCTTGCTTGAGAGACTACTCTTGACAGGGGTTGATGTGGTCAGCTTGGACTGGACAGTTGATATTGCTGATGGTAGGAGACGACTGGGTCCAAATGTGGCTGTACAAGGTAACGTGGATCCTGGAGTGCTTTTTGGCTCAAAAGAATTTATTACCAATAGGATAAACGATACCGTGAAGAAAGCTGGCAGAGGGAAACATATTTTGAACCTTGGACACGGCATCAAAGTTGGTACACCTGAGGAAAATGTGGCTCACTTCTTTGAGGTTGCCAAAGGTCTTAGGTATTAG
- the LOC104114447 gene encoding uroporphyrinogen decarboxylase, chloroplastic-like isoform X3 yields the protein MRQAGRYMKSYQILCEKHPSFRERSENVDLVVEISLQPWKVFQPDGVILFSDILTPLSGMNIPFDIIKGKGPVIFDPPRTATDVEKVREFIPEESVPYVGEALTILRKEVNNQAAVLGFVGAPFTLASYVIEGGSSKNFTKIKRLAFAEPKVLHALLQKFATSMAKYIRYQADNGAQAVQIFDSWATELSPVDFEEFSLPYLKQIVDSVKLTHPDLPLILYASGSGGLLERLLLTGVDVVSLDWTVDIADGRRRLGPNVAVQGNVDPGVLFGSKEFITNRINDTVKKAGRGKHILNLGHGIKVGTPEENVAHFFEVAKGLRY from the exons ATGAGACAAGCAGGGAGGTATATGAAG AGTTATCAAATCCTTTGTGAGAAGCATCCATCCTTCCGTGAGAGATCAGAAAATGTAGATCTGGTGGTAGAAATTTCTCTACAGCCATGGAAAGTATTCCAGCCTGATGGG GTCATTTTGTTTTCAGATATTCTTACTCCGCTCTCTGGAATGAACATCCCTTTTGATATCATAAAGGGGAAGGGTCCTGTCATATTTGATCCACCGAGAACAGCTACTGATGTTGAGAAAGTTAGAGAATTCATTCCTGAAGAATCAGTTCCATATGTCGGAGAAGCATTAACAATTTTGCGGAAAGAG GTCAATAATCAAGCAGCAGTTCTGGGTTTCGTTGGGGCACCATTTACCTTGGCATCATACGTGATTGAAGGCGGTTCCTCTAAGAACTTCACAAAAATTAAGAGATTAGCTTTTGCAGAGCCCAAG GTCCTTCATGCACTGCTTCAAAAATTTGCGACCTCAATGGCTAAGTATATCCGTTATCAAGCTGACAATGGTGCTCAAGCAGTACAGATCTTTGATTCATGGGCCACAGAGCTAAGCCCAGTCGATTTTGAAGAGTTCAGTTTGCCTTACTTAAAACAGATAGTTGATTCAGTGAAACTAACCCATCCTGATCTTCCGCTGATTCTTTATGCAAGTGGATCAGGTGGCTTGCTTGAGAGACTACTCTTGACAGGGGTTGATGTGGTCAGCTTGGACTGGACAGTTGATATTGCTGATGGTAGGAGACGACTGGGTCCAAATGTGGCTGTACAAGGTAACGTGGATCCTGGAGTGCTTTTTGGCTCAAAAGAATTTATTACCAATAGGATAAACGATACCGTGAAGAAAGCTGGCAGAGGGAAACATATTTTGAACCTTGGACACGGCATCAAAGTTGGTACACCTGAGGAAAATGTGGCTCACTTCTTTGAGGTTGCCAAAGGTCTTAGGTATTAG